GCTTGTTGAGAAGCAAAAACCTCCTGTTTTATCCCCAGAACTAAGGGAATGCTTCAGTAGGACAGGGCAAtggtttgggattttattttttacctgtTTAAATACTTGGCCACGTTTGGATCTGCTTCTCCTGCTTGGACTAAAGGGACCACGCTgggaaaagcaaagggaaatgcTGGTGTTTAATTTTCCAGCTCTGAGTGCACAAAGGCTGGAGCCTCTTCCCgccccaaacctcccctgggcTCCCCACTTTGACTCCTCCAGAAGTGAAGGATCTTCACTTCCCAGAGGGATCTGGGAGGGGTAAATGATGCCAGAAATGTTTGtgcctgtcccagcagcccccagctctgctcctcccaggaTACTCATCCATGGGAATCACTGAACAGggagagactatttacaagggcctggagtgacaggacacagggaatggcttcccactgccagagggcagggttagatgggacaCTGGGGAGAATTTCTCCCCTGTGAgtgtggtgaggccctggcacaggctgcccctggatccctggaaatgtccaaggccaggctggatggggctgcaGAATCCCAGAAGGTTTGGGCTGGATGATCCAGCTAAGGAAGAACAGAGTCTGGCTTTGTGCCTCCTGCACTCCTGGAATTGgactaaacaaacaaaagcttgGCTGGAATCACAAGCCCAGTCCTGGTTTGCTGCCCCTGGGGtgcccccctcccctttcctcaGAGTGGTCCCAGCACAGCACTCACCACCTCTCAGCCCTGCGGCACACGGCTCGGGAGAAgtggagagcagcactgctcctgcctCCAGACTGGAACAGCAAGGAAACACCACTCGGTGTCTGCAccagcagggacagacccctctcccctcccctccctgccagggctcagcacctCTCACACACACGGAACTGacccctgtgccatggccaggcaagggagggatGTCCCAGTGCAGCAGGGTGGGGAAATGTAACTCCCAGCTCCttgtctctgcttttctcttggcATTTGCCCATGGAAATAGTAGCTTCCTGAGCTGTTTTCCCATGGTAAGCAGTGGAGCAGGGCTACCCCAAGGAAGTGaggggcacaggcagcacctACGGGCAGGATGAAGGCTCTgaggggagggagctgctcGGAGTAACTGTCAAtccactgctccagctccaggacGGGCTTCTCGCTGAAAGATGTTCGTTCTacagagggaagagaagaatCGGCTGAAAAAAAGCGATGCAGACAACAAGCTGAACTCTTAACTTTGCTTTCTTGGATCAGCAAGTCCTAAGACACCAAATATATCCCTCAGCATCCCCAGGCCAGGCTCTGCCCAAGACCTGGCATCCCAGGAAAGGCCACACTTACTCCGGTGAGCCTCCCTGGCCGAGGAGAGCGGCGTGGCCAGGTTGGAGCCCACATCCTGCAGCATGCACTGGACCTGGACGAAAATCACAACTGCTGTCACTCCCAGCCGTGGCTTTTTTGCactcctgtgctcagcagagctgatcAGCCAAACCCACAGGAGGCCCAGGCAGGacctgtgtcactgctgggccCTCGTGGTTGGTTTGTGCCCCAGTTTCCAGCCTGGAGTTCTGTTACAATAAAACTCGAGTTCATAATGTGGATCTGACTTAGCACAAAGCTAGAGATGAATCTGTTTGCCCACCACTAATTACTTGATCTACCAGCTTCCTTCTTGGTTAAAGAAATTCACCTCTTAGAGAGCAATCAAAGGAGTCTTGAAGATTTATATATTGAAATACTAAATGGATTGAATTCCTGTGTGTCCAGGGGAGCACAGTGCCATTGTGCCAATTCAATGTGCCATTAAATGCAATTTAATGTGCCATTAAATTAAGCCATTAACGCGGCTTAATTTAGGCACATTTTTCTTGTGGCTAAAATTAAGGAGTTCGTGTTTTAACAGGACGGTAAGGGACTGCACTGGATGAAGGTTATCATTAATACTCACTTTATGAAGTTGATCGACAAATGTGTGGCCCTTTTCACTGCTAAACTCACCAGCCAACCTTGgttagagaaaacaaaacaaaacagagctaGCTGGGAATGAAGAAATCATAACAAACATGATTTTCCATGTGACTTGGATCCTCCCAGCCCGTCCTTACCCGATGGCCGAGCTCAGCTCGTCCGTGGCTCCCAAGGCCTCGAAGATCGGGTCGCCCTTGGGCCGCCGCTCCCCGGTGAAAGTGCTGGAGAATCCTTTGGGAAAGGCGGGAGGAGCTCAGGGCCCGGGGCGCGGGGGGAGCTCTGCCCGCGGCCCCCGGGGCCCCCGGGGCTCTACCTGAGTCTCCCGTCCTCGTGTAGATCCTCGGGGCGGCGCGGTCGGGGCTGTGGAGGCACAAACCgtgaggggacaccggggggacaGGGGACGCCGTGAGGGGAGGAACGACACCGTGACGAGGTCCCGGGCCCCCACCAAGCTCAcctgcccgccccgctccgccagCGCCGCCCCGCCATCCCCAGCGGGCCCCGCATTCCCCatcccgccgctgccgccgcccgccgccacATCCCGGCCGGCCGCCGTCGCGCCGTGACCCCGCGCGGCCGCCGTCCGGCCCTCAGCCCACGCTGTCACCCCAGCGCCGCGCCACCCCGCAACGCCCCCTTCCCATTGGTCGCCAGAAAGTCCCGCCCTCGCGGAACGCCCGACTATTGGCTGAGCGCGGGGGAGGCCGGGCAAGGCGCGGTTCCGATTGGTGGGTGGGGCTGTCAGTCTGTCGGCGGGCACGGGCCGGGAGGGCAGCGGCGATGTGGGCGCGGGAGCTGGCGGTGTCGGCGCCGGGGAAGGTGATCCTGCACGGGGAGCACGCGGTGGTGCTGGGCAAGGTGAGGGCACGGTGAGGGCACGGTGAGGGCACGACGGGCAAAGTAAGGGGTGCCCAGCTCGCTGAGGGCTGTCCGGCCCCGCTGACCCCCGCTCTCCGCCCGCAGGTTGCCCTGGCCGTGGCGCTGGACCTGCGGACGTTCCTCCGCCTGCGGCCCGGCGCTGAGGGCCGGCTGAGCGTCGCCCTGCCCGGCGTCGGCGTCCggaggagctgggacacccccgGCCTGCGGGCCCTGCGGGGGCGGATCACAGGCAAGGGCCGGGCGGTGGAGCCGCTGCCCCGGGGCAGTGAGGGGCTCTCGGTACCGTTCGCTGACCGTGCTGGGACCCCCCCTCAGGAGGTGACCTTGCAGGACCCCCGTGCGGTGACTCTGCAGGGACCCTCGTGGGGTGATTTGTCCCTCCTGCAGTGTTTCAGGGCCTCGCTGTCTCTGACTCCGCTCACTGAGCTGTCCCTGCATCTCTCGCAATCCCCGTGTGCCCCTTGTGACCCCGCTGATGCTGAGGTGTCCGTGCGtggccctgtcccctcctgctctgggtTCCAGGGGCTTGTTCCCGTGCTGTTGTAGCT
This window of the Hirundo rustica isolate bHirRus1 chromosome 17, bHirRus1.pri.v3, whole genome shotgun sequence genome carries:
- the MMAB gene encoding corrinoid adenosyltransferase MMAB, whose amino-acid sequence is MWRRAAAAAGWGMRGPLGMAGRRWRSGAGSPDRAAPRIYTRTGDSGFSSTFTGERRPKGDPIFEALGATDELSSAIGLAGEFSSEKGHTFVDQLHKVQCMLQDVGSNLATPLSSAREAHRKRTSFSEKPVLELEQWIDSYSEQLPPLRAFILPSGGRSSAALHFSRAVCRRAERCVVPLVQAGEADPNVAKYLNRLSDYLFVLARYAAMKEGKEEKIYIKPEP